The Pseudomonas benzenivorans region AGTCCTACAGTGCGCGCAGCCGCGCCATCGAACCCTTCCATGTCATGGCCCTGCTGGCCCGCGCCAACCAGTTGCAGGCCGCCGGTCATGACGTGATCCATCTGGAGATCGGCGAACCGGACTTCACCACTGCCGCGCCCATAGTCGCCGCCGGCCAGGCCGCCTTGGCCGCCGGGCATACCCGCTACACCGCGGCGCGTGGCATTCCGGCCCTGCGCGAGGCCATCGCCGGCTTCTACGCGCAACGCTATCGGTTGAGCATAGACCCTGAGCGAATCTTGATTACCCCGGGGGGCTCCGGCGCCCTGCTGCTGGCCAGCAGCCTGCTGGTCGATCCCGGCAAGCACTGGCTGCTGGCCGACCCGGGCTACCCCTGCAACCGCCACTTCCTGCGGCTGATCGAGGGCGCCGCGCAGCTGGTGCCGGTGGGCCCGGAGGTGCGCTATCAGCTGACCCCCGAGCTGGTCGAGCGGCACTGGGATGGCGACAGCGTCGGCGCCCTGATCGCCTCGCCGGCCAACCCCACCGGCACCCTGTTGCACCGCGACGAACTGACGGCGCTGTCCCGCACGCTGAAGGGGCGCGGCGGCCATCTGGTGGTCGACGAGATCTATCACGGCCTGACCTACGGGGTGGACGCGACCAGCGTGCTGGAGGTGGACGACGAGGCCTTCGTGCTCAACAGCTTCTCCAAGTACTTCGGCATGACCGGCTGGCGCCTGGGCTGGCTGGTGGCGCCGCCGGCGGCGGTGCCGGAGCTGGAGAAGCTGGCGCAGAACCTCTACATCAGCGCGCCGAGCATGGCCCAGCACGCCGCCCTGGCCTGCTTCGAGCCGCAGACCCTGGCGATCTGCGAGCAGCGCCGTCACGAGTTCCAGCGGCGCCGCGACTTCCTGCTGCCGGCCCTGCGCGAGCTGGGCTTCCGGATCGCCGTGGAGCCGGAGGGCGCCTTCTATCTATATGCCGACATCGGCGCCTTCGGCGGCGACGCCTTCGCCTTCTGCCAGCACTTCCTGGAGACCGAGCACCTGGCGTTCACCCCGGGCCTGGACTTCGGCCGCCACCTGGCCGGCCAGCATGTGCGCTTCGCCTACACCCAGGACCTGCCGTGCCTGGAGCAGGCGGTCGAGCGCCTGGCCCGCGGCCTCAAGACCTGGCGCCCCGATGCGCTTTGAGCCGCCGCTGCAGCCGGGGCGCCTGCTGCGCCGCTACAAGCGCTTCCTCGCCGACATCGAGACGGCAGGCGGCGAGCGGCTGTGCATCCACTGTCCCAACACCGGTTCGATGCTCAACTGCATGAGCGAGGGCGCGCGGGTCTGGTTCAGCCGCTCCGACGACCCCAGGCGCAAGCTGCCGGGCACCTGGGAGATCGGCGAGACCCCCCACGGGCGCCTGGCGCTGATCAATACCGGACGGGCCAACGCCCTGGTGGAGGAGGCCCTGCGTGCCGGACTGATCGCCGAACTGGCCGGCTTCACCGGGCTGAAGCGCGAGGTGCCCTATGGCCAGGAGCGCAGCCGCATCGATTTTCGCCTGGACTACCCGGAGGGGCCGGCCTTCGTCGAGGTCAAGAGCGTGACCCTGGGCTTCGCCGACAACCCGGTGGCGGCCTTT contains the following coding sequences:
- a CDS encoding pyridoxal phosphate-dependent aminotransferase; the protein is MAQSYSARSRAIEPFHVMALLARANQLQAAGHDVIHLEIGEPDFTTAAPIVAAGQAALAAGHTRYTAARGIPALREAIAGFYAQRYRLSIDPERILITPGGSGALLLASSLLVDPGKHWLLADPGYPCNRHFLRLIEGAAQLVPVGPEVRYQLTPELVERHWDGDSVGALIASPANPTGTLLHRDELTALSRTLKGRGGHLVVDEIYHGLTYGVDATSVLEVDDEAFVLNSFSKYFGMTGWRLGWLVAPPAAVPELEKLAQNLYISAPSMAQHAALACFEPQTLAICEQRRHEFQRRRDFLLPALRELGFRIAVEPEGAFYLYADIGAFGGDAFAFCQHFLETEHLAFTPGLDFGRHLAGQHVRFAYTQDLPCLEQAVERLARGLKTWRPDAL
- the sfsA gene encoding DNA/RNA nuclease SfsA encodes the protein MRFEPPLQPGRLLRRYKRFLADIETAGGERLCIHCPNTGSMLNCMSEGARVWFSRSDDPRRKLPGTWEIGETPHGRLALINTGRANALVEEALRAGLIAELAGFTGLKREVPYGQERSRIDFRLDYPEGPAFVEVKSVTLGFADNPVAAFPDARTERGAKHLRELAALAREGVRAVQLYCVNLSGIEAVRPAEEIDPAYAAALREARAAGVEVLAYGAQIDPEEVRLVRRLEVRP